The following coding sequences are from one Brooklawnia cerclae window:
- a CDS encoding ABC transporter permease → MNPRTLFATVGRILGQMRHDPRTMAIVTVIPLVVVTLLHYLFDEREPVVSFIEAVMLVVFPIVVMFLLTAVATVRERTSGTLERLMTTPIRKADILFGYAIAFGLLATVLAAVAAVFVYQVLDMQVAGPVWAVLLTAVVSAQLGVAFGLLASAVSRSEFQAVQLFPVLAVPQLLLCGLFVSRDQMADWLRVLSDLMPMTYGVEAMTEVLGSAEPTTRYWRDLGIVAGCVVALLAIASATLRRRTP, encoded by the coding sequence ATGAACCCGCGCACCCTGTTCGCCACCGTGGGGCGGATCCTCGGCCAGATGCGGCACGATCCCCGGACGATGGCCATCGTGACCGTGATCCCGCTCGTGGTCGTCACCCTCCTGCACTACCTGTTCGACGAGCGCGAGCCGGTGGTCTCGTTCATCGAGGCCGTGATGCTGGTGGTCTTCCCCATCGTGGTCATGTTCCTGCTCACCGCGGTGGCGACCGTCCGCGAGCGCACCTCCGGCACCCTGGAGCGGCTGATGACCACCCCGATCCGCAAGGCCGACATCCTGTTCGGGTACGCGATCGCCTTCGGCCTGCTCGCGACCGTCCTCGCCGCGGTGGCGGCGGTCTTCGTCTACCAGGTGCTCGACATGCAGGTCGCCGGACCGGTCTGGGCGGTGCTCCTGACCGCGGTGGTCTCCGCCCAGTTGGGTGTCGCCTTCGGCCTGCTGGCCTCCGCCGTGTCGCGCAGCGAGTTCCAGGCGGTCCAGCTCTTCCCGGTGCTGGCGGTGCCGCAGCTGCTGCTGTGCGGCTTGTTCGTGTCACGCGACCAGATGGCCGACTGGCTACGGGTCCTGTCCGACCTGATGCCGATGACCTACGGCGTCGAGGCCATGACGGAGGTGCTGGGCTCGGCCGAGCCCACCACCCGTTACTGGCGCGACCTCGGGATCGTCGCCGGGTGCGTCGTGGCGCTGCTCGCCATCGCGTCCGCCACCCTGCGCAGGCGAACGCCATGA
- a CDS encoding ABC transporter ATP-binding protein, translated as MDSIPAISVDHLRVVRGDRIVLPELTCSVPPGRVTGLLGPSGSGKTTLMRAVVGVQRTSGGRITVLGEPAGSASLRHRVAYMTQAASVYKDISVRENVTYFARLVGAPRSRTDEVIDQVGLAAHARQLTGTLSGGQLSRVSLACALVGDPEMLVLDEPTVGQDPVLRRELWTDFRARAAAGTTILVSSHVMDEAARCDELLLLREGRLVAQDTPAGILAATGCEDFDAAFLALIEADQTAGAGA; from the coding sequence ATGGACTCCATACCAGCGATCAGCGTTGACCACCTGCGGGTGGTGCGGGGCGACCGGATCGTCCTGCCCGAACTGACGTGTTCGGTGCCACCCGGACGCGTCACCGGGCTGCTCGGCCCGTCCGGGTCGGGGAAGACCACCCTCATGCGGGCCGTCGTCGGCGTGCAGCGGACCTCCGGGGGACGCATCACCGTGCTGGGAGAACCGGCCGGGTCGGCGTCCCTGCGGCATCGTGTCGCCTACATGACCCAGGCCGCGTCGGTGTACAAGGACATCTCGGTGCGCGAGAACGTCACCTACTTCGCACGCCTGGTCGGCGCCCCCCGCTCTCGCACCGACGAGGTGATCGACCAGGTCGGGCTCGCCGCCCACGCCCGGCAGCTGACCGGCACCCTGTCGGGTGGGCAGTTGTCGCGGGTCTCGCTCGCGTGCGCGCTGGTCGGGGATCCCGAGATGCTCGTCCTGGACGAGCCCACCGTGGGACAGGACCCGGTGCTGCGCCGGGAACTGTGGACGGATTTCCGGGCCAGGGCCGCCGCCGGGACGACGATCCTGGTGTCGTCCCACGTGATGGACGAGGCTGCCCGCTGTGACGAACTGCTGCTGCTCCGCGAGGGCCGTCTCGTCGCCCAGGACACCCCTGCCGGTATCCTCGCCGCCACCGGGTGCGAGGACTTCGACGCCGCTTTCCTCGCCCTCATCGAGGCCGACCAGACGGCGGGGGCCGGGGCATGA
- a CDS encoding adenosine deaminase — MEAGIDVPLDDRSGEQGVAVDRRDLSMLPKAHLHLHFTGSMSHRTLLQVAEACGEPVDAVAGAPAFATDATTARGWARFQRRYDLARRVVRSEAAMRTIVRCAAVDEAAEGSRRLEIQVDPTSYAPWVGGLQAALEIVLDEARAASRDTGVQIGVIVAASRMRHPLDARTLARLASRYAGQGPGEVVAFGLNADEHHGDTTRFEGAFRIADRAGLPSVPHGGELRGPEHIRTVLDYLHPTRLGHGVRAAEDPVLLDLLVERSVALEVCPVSNVQLGVYCTTGDVPLRTLVDAGAQVALGADDPLLFGARLVDQYRVARDVLGFTDAELAGLARASLRASTAPEADKQRWLAEVDDWLAAPASRELLAS; from the coding sequence ATGGAAGCCGGTATCGATGTGCCGCTGGACGACCGGTCCGGCGAACAGGGCGTCGCGGTGGACCGCCGCGACCTGTCGATGCTGCCCAAGGCCCATCTCCACCTGCACTTCACCGGCTCGATGAGTCACCGCACCCTCCTGCAGGTTGCCGAGGCCTGTGGTGAGCCGGTCGACGCGGTCGCCGGTGCCCCCGCCTTCGCGACAGACGCGACCACGGCGCGCGGCTGGGCCCGCTTCCAGCGCCGCTACGACCTCGCGCGGCGTGTCGTGCGGAGCGAGGCCGCCATGCGCACGATCGTCCGGTGCGCGGCCGTCGACGAGGCGGCCGAGGGGTCGCGGCGGCTGGAGATCCAGGTCGATCCCACCTCGTACGCGCCGTGGGTCGGCGGGCTCCAGGCAGCCCTCGAGATCGTCCTGGACGAGGCCCGCGCCGCCAGCCGGGACACCGGGGTCCAGATCGGGGTGATCGTTGCGGCCTCGCGCATGCGCCATCCGCTCGACGCCCGGACGCTGGCACGCCTCGCGTCGCGCTACGCCGGACAGGGCCCGGGTGAGGTCGTCGCCTTCGGCCTCAACGCGGACGAGCACCACGGCGACACGACACGGTTCGAGGGCGCGTTCCGCATCGCCGACAGGGCCGGCCTCCCGTCGGTTCCCCACGGCGGGGAACTGCGCGGCCCCGAGCACATCCGCACCGTGCTCGACTACCTGCACCCCACGCGACTCGGGCACGGGGTCCGGGCCGCCGAGGATCCCGTCCTGCTCGACCTGCTCGTCGAACGGAGCGTCGCCCTGGAGGTCTGCCCGGTGTCCAACGTCCAGCTCGGCGTCTACTGCACCACCGGCGACGTGCCGCTGCGCACACTGGTGGACGCGGGTGCCCAGGTCGCGCTCGGCGCCGACGACCCCTTGCTGTTCGGCGCGCGGCTCGTCGACCAGTACCGTGTCGCGCGGGACGTGCTCGGATTCACCGACGCGGAGCTCGCCGGCCTGGCCCGGGCGAGCCTGCGGGCCAGCACGGCCCCGGAAGCCGACAAGCAACGCTGGCTGGCGGAGGTGGACGATTGGCTCGCCGCCCCGGCGTCCCGGGAGTTGCTGGCCAGCTGA
- a CDS encoding P-II family nitrogen regulator — MKLITAVLREEAVDDVQIALARLGISGMTVTEVSGYARQRGHTEVYRGEEFEIDFVTKIRIDMVVTDEDADSIVDTICQAARSGNIGDGKVWVVPVEEVVRVRTGERGEAAI; from the coding sequence ATGAAGCTCATCACCGCAGTCCTCCGTGAGGAGGCCGTGGACGACGTGCAGATCGCGCTCGCACGGTTGGGCATCAGCGGCATGACCGTGACCGAGGTCAGCGGGTACGCCCGCCAGCGCGGCCACACGGAGGTCTACCGAGGCGAAGAGTTCGAGATCGACTTCGTCACCAAGATCCGGATCGACATGGTCGTGACGGACGAGGACGCCGACAGCATCGTCGACACCATCTGCCAGGCCGCACGCTCGGGAAACATCGGCGACGGCAAGGTCTGGGTCGTGCCGGTCGAGGAGGTCGTCCGCGTCCGCACCGGTGAGAGGGGTGAGGCCGCTATCTGA
- a CDS encoding ammonium transporter gives MTILEISAGDTAWVLISAALVLFMTPALAFFYGGMVRSKSVLNMMMMSVITTGIVGVLWVLYGFSMAFGNSIGGVVGNPGEYLGLKGLLDAEFGTIPGYAFVGFQAAFAIIAVALIAGAVADRMKFGAWCAFVVLWSTLVYFPAAHWVFSFDGFTAEKGGFIANTIQAFDFAGGTAIHINAGAGALALVLVLGKRIGFGRVPMRPHNLTLVMLGAIMLWFGWFGFNAGSALGANGTAALAWVNTMVAAGVAMLAWVLTERLRDGHPTSLGAASGIVAGLVAITPACATVNPIGAIFIGILAGVGCCYAVTIKFKWGYDDSLDVVGVHLVGGLIGTLAIGLFGDPALTGGTDTAGLFYGGGLSQLGRQALGALSVLVYSFVVSYLIALLLKHTMGIRVSSAVETSGIDLAEHAEIGYDLSKVQYSSYNIKRMLIVPKDEGTATDGNNTNEGVKA, from the coding sequence ATGACAATCCTTGAAATCAGTGCAGGCGATACTGCCTGGGTACTGATCAGCGCCGCGCTCGTGCTGTTCATGACCCCCGCGCTGGCCTTCTTCTACGGCGGCATGGTCCGCAGCAAGAGCGTGCTGAACATGATGATGATGTCGGTGATCACCACGGGGATTGTCGGCGTCCTGTGGGTGCTGTACGGATTCTCGATGGCCTTCGGCAACTCGATCGGCGGCGTCGTCGGGAACCCGGGCGAGTACCTCGGACTCAAGGGGCTGCTGGATGCCGAGTTCGGAACCATCCCCGGCTACGCCTTCGTCGGGTTCCAGGCGGCGTTCGCGATCATCGCCGTCGCCCTGATCGCAGGCGCGGTGGCCGACCGTATGAAGTTCGGGGCCTGGTGCGCCTTCGTGGTCCTGTGGTCCACGCTCGTCTACTTCCCCGCCGCCCACTGGGTGTTCTCCTTCGACGGATTCACCGCTGAGAAGGGTGGCTTCATCGCCAACACGATCCAGGCCTTCGACTTCGCCGGTGGCACGGCCATCCACATCAACGCAGGTGCCGGAGCCCTGGCCCTGGTGCTCGTGCTCGGCAAGCGCATCGGATTCGGCCGCGTGCCCATGCGCCCGCACAACCTGACGCTGGTCATGCTCGGCGCCATCATGCTGTGGTTCGGCTGGTTCGGCTTCAACGCGGGCTCCGCGCTGGGCGCCAACGGCACCGCCGCGCTGGCATGGGTCAACACCATGGTCGCCGCCGGTGTCGCGATGCTCGCCTGGGTGCTCACCGAGCGCCTGCGCGACGGACACCCGACCTCGCTCGGCGCTGCCTCCGGCATCGTCGCGGGCCTGGTCGCCATCACCCCCGCCTGCGCGACGGTCAACCCGATCGGCGCGATCTTCATCGGCATCCTCGCCGGCGTCGGCTGCTGCTACGCGGTCACCATCAAGTTCAAGTGGGGTTACGACGACTCGCTCGACGTCGTCGGCGTCCACCTGGTCGGCGGCCTCATCGGCACGCTCGCGATCGGCCTGTTCGGCGACCCGGCGCTCACCGGTGGCACCGACACCGCCGGCCTGTTCTACGGCGGCGGCCTGTCACAGCTCGGCCGTCAGGCGCTCGGCGCCCTGTCCGTGCTCGTCTACTCCTTCGTGGTCTCGTACCTGATCGCCCTGCTCCTCAAGCACACCATGGGGATTCGCGTCTCCTCGGCTGTCGAGACCAGCGGCATCGACCTCGCGGAGCACGCTGAGATCGGCTACGACCTGTCGAAGGTGCAGTACTCGTCCTACAACATCAAGCGCATGCTCATCGTCCCCAAGGACGAGGGAACCGCCACGGACGGCAACAACACGAACGAGGGAGTCAAGGCATGA